From the genome of Ectobacillus sp. JY-23, one region includes:
- a CDS encoding ATP-binding protein has product MLAEKLLLHILIIMAPMFFYGLFIEHHSLKKSKILGGILQGVAACLCMLFPFVSHGFHWDLRYVPIIVAFLYGGPKAGTIAFLMVICMRIAIGGPLVLYGIGIIVLSVLFSFMFVKRFYEHPSNHRIIIGVLMGFWSAFSATLTVLFYMWNTKSWKGGLADDLVPIALIQMLGMTASVLMHERIVERIVMRQEMERVEKMNTLGELAASIAHEVRNPLTVVKGFLQMMKQGENYQYVPLVLSEVERAEKIISDYLNFAKPQFQEKRRFCLDIVLNEVCILLEPLAMNKGISLQVKIGANPLLETDADQLKQALLNIIKNAIEATSSGGVVVATAAVKSGVEIRIVDTGKGMTTEQLKRIGTLFYTTKDQGTGLGTLVSLRIINTMNGTLMYKSQPGVGTEATITLPTV; this is encoded by the coding sequence ATGCTGGCTGAGAAATTACTGTTACATATTTTAATTATTATGGCACCGATGTTTTTTTATGGGTTATTTATAGAACACCACTCATTGAAGAAATCAAAGATACTCGGCGGTATACTTCAAGGAGTAGCGGCCTGTTTATGTATGTTATTTCCATTTGTAAGCCACGGGTTTCATTGGGATTTACGATATGTCCCTATCATTGTAGCTTTTTTGTATGGAGGCCCGAAAGCAGGAACAATCGCCTTCTTAATGGTCATATGTATGCGCATTGCAATCGGTGGTCCTCTTGTTTTATATGGTATAGGTATTATTGTGTTATCTGTGTTGTTTTCTTTTATGTTCGTAAAGCGATTTTATGAACATCCATCAAACCACAGAATCATCATAGGTGTGTTAATGGGTTTTTGGTCTGCTTTCTCTGCTACCCTAACCGTGTTGTTTTACATGTGGAACACAAAATCCTGGAAAGGTGGCCTGGCTGATGATTTAGTACCTATTGCGCTCATTCAGATGCTAGGTATGACTGCTTCTGTTTTAATGCATGAACGAATTGTGGAACGAATTGTGATGCGCCAAGAGATGGAACGTGTCGAAAAAATGAATACACTCGGAGAGTTGGCGGCATCGATTGCTCACGAAGTACGAAATCCTCTTACTGTAGTGAAGGGCTTTTTACAAATGATGAAGCAAGGTGAAAATTATCAATATGTGCCGCTTGTGCTGAGTGAAGTAGAACGAGCAGAAAAGATTATTAGCGACTATCTTAATTTTGCCAAACCACAATTTCAAGAAAAAAGGCGTTTTTGTTTAGATATTGTATTAAATGAGGTTTGTATATTGCTAGAACCATTAGCTATGAACAAAGGAATTTCTTTACAAGTTAAAATTGGGGCAAATCCACTTCTTGAGACCGATGCAGATCAGTTGAAACAAGCATTATTGAATATTATTAAAAATGCCATTGAAGCTACCTCATCAGGAGGTGTAGTTGTTGCAACTGCTGCTGTAAAAAGTGGTGTTGAAATTCGAATTGTGGACACTGGGAAAGGGATGACCACCGAGCAGCTTAAAAGAATCGGAACATTGTTTTACACAACGAAAGACCAGGGAACTGGACTCGGGACATTGGTCTCTTTGCGTATTATTAACACAATGAACGGAACACTGATGTATAAAAGCCAACCAGGAGTCGGTACAGAAGCTACCATTACGTTACCTACAGTATAA